Within Gemmatimonadota bacterium, the genomic segment CTCCGCTTCGGGGGGAGCGCTCCCGGCCGCCACCGTGAACTCCACCACCTGGTCGGCGCCCAGCGAATCCACGAGCTCCCGCGGCGTGCCCTGGGCGATCACGCGGCCGTGGTCGATGATCGCCAGCCGGTCGCAAAGCCGCGCCGCCTCCTCCATGTAGTGGGTGGTCAGCACGATGGTACCGCCGGCGGCGCGGAAGTCCTCCACCAGGTCCCACATCGAGCGCCGGCTCTGCGGATCCAGGCCCGTGGTGGGCTCGTCCAGGAACAGGATCCGCGGCGCGCCCACCAGCGCGCACGCCACCGCCAGCCGCTGCTGCTGACCCCCCGACAGCCGCCGGACCCAAGTGTCGCGCTTCTCCTGGAGCTGCACCCGCTCGATCACCTCGTCCACCGTCGCGCCCTCCGCGTAGAAGCTGCGGAACAGACGCACCGTTTCGGCTACCGTGAGCTTCTCCGGGAGCCGCGTCTCCTGGAGCTGTATCCCGATCGAGCGCCGCAGAGAGCGCTCGTCCTCTCCCCACCCCTTCCCCAGGATTCGGATGTCACCGGCGTCCGGCTCCAGGAGCCCCTCCAGCACCTCCACGGTGGTGGTCTTGCCGGCGCCGTTGGGCCCCAGCAGTCCGAAGCACTCCCCGACCGATACGTCCAGATCCAGTCCGTCCACGGCCAGCACCTCGCCGTATCGCTTGACGAGGCCGCGGCAGCGGACGGCGGCCGGAGAGGCTTCGGAGGATGACATCGACCGCTAGCCCGCGGCCTGGAGTTGGGACGTGCAGTGCGGGCACCGCGTCGCGCCGATCGGAATCCCCGTCGCGCAGAACGGGCAGTCCTTCTCGGTGGGCTCGGCCGCGGGCGCCTCGTCCTCGCGCCGCGCCCTGTTGATCGCGCGCACCATCATGAAGATCGCGAACGCGATGATCGCGAAGGTGATGATCGAGTTGATGAACAGGCCGTAGTTGATCGTGACGGCGCCGGCTTCCTTCGCCGCCTCCAGCGTGCCGTAGGGCCCGGCGGGGTCCCCCGGGCTCATGACGTAGAACAGGTTGGCGAACTCCACGTCGGACAGCGCGAGCCCTACGACGGGCATGACCACGTCGTCCACCAGCGACTTGGCGATGGCGCCGAACGCGGCGCCCACGGCGATGCCGACGGCCATGTCCACGACGTTGCCGCGCGCCACGAACTCCTTGAAGTCCTTCATCATGCGTCCACCTCCGGATTGGCGGGTCGCCGCTCGGGCGACCCGTTGGCGGATGCCCGGCCGGGGCGCGCGCCCCGGGGCGGGTCCTTCTCCCCCACGTGGAGGGTCACGATGCCGCCCGAGAGGCGGCGCCAGCGCACCCTGTCGAACCGCGCGCCGCGCATCATCGCCGCGAACGCCTCGGGCGCGGGAAACTCGTCGACGGACGCCGGCAGGTACGTGTACGCGTCCTCGTGCCGCGAAAGCATCCGGCCGATGCGCGGCAGGACGCTGTGGAAGTAGAACCGATACGCGGCCGCCAGCGGCGCGAAGGACGGCGAGGAAAACTCCAGCACGACGAGCCGCCCACCGGTATCGAGCACCCGGTGCAGCTCTC encodes:
- the mscL gene encoding large conductance mechanosensitive channel protein MscL; the protein is MMKDFKEFVARGNVVDMAVGIAVGAAFGAIAKSLVDDVVMPVVGLALSDVEFANLFYVMSPGDPAGPYGTLEAAKEAGAVTINYGLFINSIITFAIIAFAIFMMVRAINRARREDEAPAAEPTEKDCPFCATGIPIGATRCPHCTSQLQAAG
- a CDS encoding ABC transporter ATP-binding protein, encoding MSSSEASPAAVRCRGLVKRYGEVLAVDGLDLDVSVGECFGLLGPNGAGKTTTVEVLEGLLEPDAGDIRILGKGWGEDERSLRRSIGIQLQETRLPEKLTVAETVRLFRSFYAEGATVDEVIERVQLQEKRDTWVRRLSGGQQQRLAVACALVGAPRILFLDEPTTGLDPQSRRSMWDLVEDFRAAGGTIVLTTHYMEEAARLCDRLAIIDHGRVIAQGTPRELVDSLGADQVVEFTVAAGSAPPEAELAALPGVSRVLGDGERWALTVRGVHVTVPALLSRLERDGTPLTSLATHDATLEDVFVHLTGRSLRDE